The following coding sequences lie in one Euhalothece natronophila Z-M001 genomic window:
- a CDS encoding CPBP family intramembrane glutamic endopeptidase translates to MTNPNNSEFEPLTRPQVLTIMGVTAILLLLVAKVWQYLGSVALFPLSFTLEAVLIGLGLATGIILASGLIYRIWPAYRESAQYYLNLVLKPLALPDSIWLGLLPGLSEELLFRGVMIPALGSGIIAVIISSVLFGVLHLGGAQQWPYGVWATSVGFVLGAVMIATGNLLIPIIAHIMTNFVSGLLWKLENR, encoded by the coding sequence GTGACTAATCCGAACAATTCTGAATTTGAGCCGTTAACCCGTCCCCAGGTCTTAACGATTATGGGGGTTACTGCGATTTTATTACTTTTAGTGGCTAAGGTTTGGCAATATCTGGGATCAGTTGCTTTGTTTCCCTTGAGCTTTACCCTAGAAGCTGTTTTAATTGGATTAGGTTTGGCTACAGGAATTATTTTAGCCAGTGGCTTAATTTATAGAATTTGGCCAGCGTATCGAGAAAGCGCACAGTATTACTTAAACTTAGTCTTAAAACCCTTAGCCCTTCCTGATAGTATTTGGCTCGGCTTATTACCGGGGTTAAGTGAAGAACTGTTATTTCGCGGTGTCATGATTCCAGCGTTAGGATCAGGGATTATAGCAGTTATTATTTCTAGTGTTTTGTTTGGTGTGCTTCATCTCGGTGGCGCACAACAATGGCCCTATGGAGTTTGGGCAACAAGCGTCGGATTTGTATTAGGAGCCGTTATGATTGCTACGGGGAATTTATTAATTCCGATTATTGCCCATATTATGACTAATTTTGTTTCTGGTTTACTCTGGAAACTTGAAAACCGTTAG
- a CDS encoding CBS domain-containing protein translates to MLMKAKEIMNPNVVKVKGSATISEAVQLMRDNNIRCLIVDRRREDDAYGIITETDIVKQVAAYGKDPQQMRVYEVMTKPCVVVNPDLGVEYVARLFSQLNIHHAPVIQKELLGLISTSDILRKGDFVEKPKEKILAEEIQNAIAKARDVCKNQGDTSAECAVAWDVVEELQAEASHQKAEKIYHQQ, encoded by the coding sequence ATGCTAATGAAAGCTAAAGAAATTATGAACCCAAATGTGGTAAAAGTTAAAGGATCAGCCACAATTTCTGAAGCAGTGCAATTAATGAGAGATAACAATATCCGTTGTTTAATTGTGGATCGTCGTCGGGAGGATGATGCTTATGGGATTATTACTGAAACCGATATTGTGAAGCAAGTGGCGGCTTACGGAAAAGATCCTCAACAGATGAGAGTGTATGAGGTAATGACAAAACCTTGTGTAGTGGTAAATCCTGATTTAGGGGTAGAATATGTTGCTCGTTTATTTAGTCAACTCAATATTCATCATGCCCCTGTGATTCAAAAAGAATTGTTAGGGTTAATTTCTACCTCTGATATTCTGCGTAAAGGCGACTTCGTAGAAAAACCGAAAGAGAAAATTTTAGCCGAAGAGATTCAAAATGCTATCGCAAAAGCCCGTGATGTATGTAAAAACCAAGGTGATACTTCTGCTGAATGTGCCGTAGCTTGGGATGTGGTAGAGGAATTACAAGCTGAAGCCTCTCACCAGAAAGCAGAAAAAATTTATCATCAACAGTAA
- a CDS encoding RNA-guided endonuclease InsQ/TnpB family protein has protein sequence MFVLEFKVKAKKAQTQAIDEAIRTTQFIRNKCIRYWMDNQGVNKYALNKLCKQLAEEFSWAKELNSMARQSAAERAWSSISRFYDNCKKGINGKKGYPQFQKNNRSVEYKTSGWKLDLNTRKHITFTDKKGIGRVKLVGTRDLHFYHPDEIKRVRLLRRADGYYCQFLINTEVKEQLEPTKRTIGLDVGLESFYTDSDGHKEPNPRFFREGEQKLKRLQRRLSKKQKGSSNRRKARQKLGKAHLRISRQRKEHALRLARCVVKSNDFIAYENLKVSNMVKNHCLAKSISDVGWYQFRVWLEYFAQKFGKVAVAVPPHYTSQECSNCGRIVKKSLSTRTHACQCGTKLDRDENAAINILREGLRTVGRTGTAGFEPDSKLVERPASTSVVSEQLGQADSSAGNLVSSS, from the coding sequence ATGTTTGTCTTAGAGTTTAAGGTCAAAGCCAAAAAAGCTCAAACTCAAGCCATTGACGAAGCAATTCGGACGACACAATTCATCCGAAATAAGTGCATTCGTTACTGGATGGACAATCAAGGCGTTAATAAATACGCTCTCAACAAACTCTGTAAACAATTGGCAGAGGAGTTTTCTTGGGCTAAAGAACTAAACTCTATGGCAAGACAGTCTGCTGCTGAACGAGCTTGGTCTTCAATTAGTCGGTTCTATGACAACTGTAAAAAAGGAATTAATGGAAAGAAAGGGTATCCTCAGTTCCAAAAAAACAACCGCAGTGTTGAATATAAAACATCTGGCTGGAAGCTCGACCTAAATACCCGAAAGCATATAACTTTCACTGACAAAAAAGGCATTGGTCGGGTGAAATTAGTTGGAACTAGAGACTTACACTTCTATCATCCTGATGAAATTAAACGAGTACGGTTACTTCGCAGGGCTGACGGTTACTATTGTCAATTCCTGATTAATACAGAGGTAAAAGAACAATTAGAACCCACCAAGAGAACCATAGGATTAGATGTTGGTTTAGAATCCTTCTATACTGACTCTGATGGTCATAAAGAACCTAATCCTCGTTTCTTTAGAGAGGGAGAACAGAAATTAAAACGGCTTCAACGCCGTCTTTCTAAGAAACAGAAAGGATCATCTAATCGCAGAAAAGCTAGACAGAAGTTAGGTAAAGCACATTTAAGAATAAGTAGGCAACGTAAAGAACACGCCTTGAGACTGGCGCGTTGCGTAGTGAAGTCTAACGACTTCATCGCCTATGAAAACTTAAAGGTGTCTAACATGGTTAAGAACCACTGTCTAGCTAAGTCAATCTCAGATGTTGGTTGGTATCAGTTCCGAGTGTGGTTAGAGTATTTTGCACAAAAGTTTGGGAAAGTAGCGGTGGCTGTTCCTCCTCACTACACTTCTCAAGAATGCTCTAATTGCGGTCGAATTGTGAAAAAGTCTCTATCAACTAGAACCCATGCTTGTCAGTGTGGGACTAAATTGGATAGAGATGAAAATGCCGCGATTAACATTCTGAGAGAAGGACTCCGTACAGTCGGGCGGACTGGAACGGCTGGCTTCGAGCCAGACTCAAAGCTTGTGGAGAGACCCGCTTCTACTTCAGTTGTTTCCGAACAATTGGGGCAAGCGGACTCGTCTGCTGGAAACCTAGTTTCTAGTAGTTAG
- the ygfZ gene encoding CAF17-like 4Fe-4S cluster assembly/insertion protein YgfZ, which produces MSSYSDLKKTAQKEVASYHASEQGIIELTGEDSFNFLHNQSTNEIKSLKAGQGCNTVFVNSTARNLDLATVYVGKDKIILLVSPNRTQFLMEWLDRYLFPMDQVKLKNVSQENAVFYLYGEKSSALLEKWGLNPLKDQPFASHEMREINGISVRVALGTDLGLTGYTLILSSQQASNFQEMLSNAGVTSLSPEVWEELSLEQGRPLPDYELTEDYNPLEAGLWKAISFDKGCYIGQETIARLNTYQGVKQRLWGLELSQPVTPETPITVEGKKVGKLTRILETEEGVKGLGYIRTKAGGEGLTVQVGDATAKVVAVPFVTHL; this is translated from the coding sequence ATGAGTTCTTATTCCGACCTTAAAAAAACTGCTCAAAAAGAAGTAGCAAGTTACCATGCTTCCGAGCAAGGAATTATTGAATTAACAGGAGAAGATAGTTTTAATTTTCTCCACAATCAAAGCACCAATGAAATTAAAAGTCTCAAAGCGGGACAAGGATGCAATACTGTTTTTGTGAATTCCACTGCTCGTAATCTTGATTTAGCGACGGTTTATGTGGGTAAGGATAAAATAATATTATTAGTTTCTCCCAATCGGACGCAATTTCTCATGGAGTGGCTAGATCGCTATCTTTTCCCTATGGATCAGGTGAAGCTAAAGAATGTTTCCCAAGAAAATGCTGTTTTCTATCTCTACGGCGAAAAAAGTTCAGCTCTTTTAGAAAAATGGGGATTAAATCCTCTCAAGGATCAACCATTTGCCAGCCATGAAATGAGAGAAATTAATGGCATTTCTGTCCGAGTTGCACTGGGAACTGATTTAGGCTTAACTGGTTATACCTTGATTCTGTCTTCTCAACAAGCCAGCAACTTCCAAGAGATGTTAAGCAATGCTGGCGTTACTTCCCTTTCTCCAGAAGTGTGGGAAGAATTGAGCCTAGAACAGGGACGACCACTCCCCGACTACGAGCTTACAGAAGATTATAACCCCCTAGAAGCTGGACTGTGGAAAGCCATTTCCTTTGATAAAGGCTGCTATATTGGTCAAGAGACGATCGCGCGACTGAATACATATCAAGGAGTTAAACAACGGCTATGGGGGCTAGAATTATCACAACCCGTTACGCCAGAAACCCCCATCACCGTAGAAGGGAAAAAAGTAGGCAAATTAACCCGTATCCTAGAAACAGAAGAAGGGGTCAAAGGATTAGGCTATATTCGCACTAAAGCAGGCGGAGAAGGCTTAACGGTGCAAGTAGGAGACGCAACCGCAAAGGTAGTGGCTGTTCCTTTTGTAACCCATCTTTAA
- a CDS encoding carotenoid oxygenase family protein — MTSLASNATPEQEKPYSKKQWQRGYDSQRREESYELELISGAVPKALQGTLFRNGPGLLDINGIPVQHPFDGDGMICKFSFQEGKVHFQNRFVRTQGFIEEQEAGTILYRNVFGTQKPGGWLQNAFDFKQKNIANTNVIYWGNKLLALWEGGLPHRLDPKTLETLGIDKLHGILGEKDAFAAHPWIEPQSALNNNQPCLINFYIEPGLSTTIHTYDFDANFNLLRKQSHNVPGFAFIHDFAITPNYYIFFQNPVKFNPIPFALGLRGAGECIKFHPEENSQVWVIPRNTNSGESVKKLEVNAGFIFHHGNAFEINNQQLCVDSICYADFPEVDPDSDFRDVDFEALHPGQLWRFTLNLETQVVDKELVEPRCCEFPAVHPNKVGQPYRYLFMATAHQSIGNAPLQGILKYDWQTQEHLVWSNAPHGFVSEPTFVPKPDSQTEDEGWVLTLVYNGKKHCSEFVILEGKTLEEIARLGLKYHIPYGLHGSWISQVIS, encoded by the coding sequence ATGACTTCCTTAGCCAGTAATGCCACTCCCGAACAAGAAAAGCCCTATTCTAAAAAACAATGGCAACGAGGATATGACTCGCAACGGCGAGAAGAAAGTTACGAGTTAGAACTAATTTCTGGGGCGGTTCCCAAGGCGTTACAGGGAACATTATTTCGGAATGGGCCAGGGTTACTCGATATTAATGGCATTCCTGTGCAACATCCCTTTGATGGCGATGGCATGATTTGTAAATTTTCGTTTCAAGAAGGGAAAGTTCATTTTCAAAACCGCTTTGTTCGCACTCAGGGCTTTATCGAAGAACAAGAGGCAGGAACCATTTTATATCGGAATGTTTTTGGGACTCAAAAACCCGGAGGATGGCTTCAAAATGCTTTTGATTTTAAGCAAAAAAATATTGCTAATACTAATGTTATTTATTGGGGAAATAAACTCCTTGCTTTATGGGAAGGTGGTTTACCTCATCGTTTAGATCCCAAAACTTTAGAAACTCTCGGAATTGATAAGCTTCATGGCATTTTAGGCGAAAAAGATGCCTTTGCCGCTCATCCTTGGATTGAACCTCAATCGGCTCTTAATAATAATCAGCCCTGTTTAATTAATTTTTATATTGAACCTGGTTTATCCACAACTATTCACACTTATGATTTTGATGCCAACTTCAATCTTTTAAGAAAACAAAGTCATAATGTGCCTGGGTTTGCATTTATTCATGATTTTGCCATTACGCCTAATTACTATATCTTTTTCCAAAATCCTGTGAAATTTAATCCGATTCCCTTTGCTTTAGGGCTACGAGGCGCAGGAGAATGTATTAAGTTTCATCCTGAAGAAAATAGTCAAGTTTGGGTCATTCCCCGAAATACAAATAGCGGTGAAAGCGTTAAGAAGTTAGAAGTTAATGCGGGATTTATTTTTCATCATGGTAATGCTTTTGAGATAAATAATCAGCAGTTATGTGTTGACTCTATTTGTTATGCTGATTTCCCAGAAGTTGATCCTGATTCTGATTTCAGAGATGTTGATTTTGAGGCTCTACACCCCGGTCAATTATGGCGATTTACTCTCAATTTAGAAACACAAGTAGTTGATAAAGAGTTAGTAGAACCCCGTTGTTGTGAGTTTCCAGCAGTTCATCCCAATAAAGTGGGGCAACCCTATCGCTATTTATTTATGGCAACGGCTCATCAATCAATCGGTAATGCTCCCTTACAAGGAATCTTAAAATATGACTGGCAAACCCAAGAGCATCTCGTATGGAGTAATGCCCCCCATGGGTTTGTTAGCGAACCCACTTTTGTTCCTAAACCTGATAGTCAAACAGAAGATGAGGGTTGGGTGTTGACCTTAGTTTACAATGGGAAAAAACATTGTTCAGAGTTCGTAATTTTAGAAGGAAAAACATTAGAAGAAATAGCACGATTGGGCTTAAAATATCATATTCCTTATGGGTTACATGGCAGTTGGATCTCTCAAGTAATTTCATGA
- a CDS encoding Rid family detoxifying hydrolase, whose product MTNKRIIKSEQAAAPVGPYNQAVAMTGELIFVSGQVALDAKTGSLVGEGDIVAQTKQVMSNLEAILTAAGVDWNHVVKMTIYLTDLSNFSTVNEVYGSYLDPETAPARACVEVSRLPKGALIEIECMAMA is encoded by the coding sequence ATGACCAATAAACGTATTATTAAGAGTGAACAAGCTGCTGCCCCCGTTGGCCCCTACAATCAAGCAGTTGCTATGACTGGGGAATTAATTTTTGTGTCTGGACAAGTGGCGTTAGATGCAAAAACGGGTTCTCTAGTCGGCGAGGGAGATATTGTTGCCCAAACTAAACAGGTAATGAGCAATCTTGAGGCAATTTTAACCGCAGCTGGGGTCGATTGGAACCATGTTGTCAAAATGACCATTTACTTAACGGATTTAAGCAATTTCAGCACGGTTAATGAGGTTTATGGCTCTTATTTGGATCCTGAAACAGCCCCTGCTCGTGCTTGTGTGGAAGTGTCTCGGTTGCCGAAAGGGGCTTTAATTGAAATTGAATGTATGGCGATGGCTTAA
- a CDS encoding DUF309 domain-containing protein: MPTATFWQGVTQFNQQQFYACHDTFEELWMEAELRDRAFYQGLLQIAVGCYHLSNLNWRGAVTLLGEGIGRLEEYEPTYFQIDVTQLLDQSSALLESLQDIGEENIEAWVNSIQAPSLPTIITVQGENYDSETE, encoded by the coding sequence ATGCCTACTGCTACTTTTTGGCAAGGAGTAACCCAGTTTAATCAGCAACAGTTCTATGCTTGCCATGATACCTTTGAGGAATTGTGGATGGAAGCAGAATTGCGCGATCGCGCTTTTTATCAAGGACTATTGCAGATTGCCGTTGGCTGCTACCACCTCAGTAATTTGAACTGGCGGGGGGCAGTCACCTTATTAGGAGAAGGAATTGGACGCTTAGAAGAGTACGAACCGACTTATTTCCAAATTGATGTTACCCAACTCCTTGATCAAAGTAGCGCGTTACTAGAGTCTTTGCAAGACATTGGCGAAGAAAATATTGAGGCTTGGGTAAATTCTATCCAAGCCCCTTCTTTGCCGACGATTATTACTGTGCAAGGGGAAAATTATGATTCCGAAACTGAGTAA
- a CDS encoding pyridoxine 5'-phosphate synthase, translated as MTNPDSKASHPPITLGVNIDHIATIRQARRTTEPDPVAAAVFAELGGADGITVHLREDRRHIQDRDVRILRETVQTHLNLEMAPTAEMIAIALEIKPDYVTVVPEKREEVTTEGGLDVAGDFSRMTQLVEKLQGAGIPVSWFIDPEETQIKAAAETGAQLIELHTGRYAEAKTEATRKEELAHLTQASDRALSLGLRLNAGHGLTYQNVYPIACIPGMEELNIGHSIISRAVLVGLERAVREMKDIIRS; from the coding sequence ATGACTAATCCAGATTCCAAGGCTTCCCATCCCCCGATCACCCTTGGGGTAAATATTGACCATATTGCCACAATTCGACAGGCAAGACGGACGACAGAACCTGATCCTGTTGCAGCAGCTGTCTTTGCTGAATTAGGTGGTGCTGATGGCATTACCGTTCATCTGCGAGAAGATCGCCGTCATATTCAAGATCGCGATGTACGGATTCTCAGAGAAACAGTACAAACCCACTTAAACTTAGAAATGGCTCCTACCGCAGAAATGATTGCCATTGCCCTAGAGATTAAGCCTGATTATGTGACCGTTGTTCCTGAAAAACGAGAGGAAGTGACCACAGAAGGAGGGTTAGACGTAGCAGGCGATTTCTCCAGAATGACCCAATTAGTGGAAAAACTACAAGGGGCTGGCATTCCTGTCAGTTGGTTTATTGATCCTGAAGAAACCCAAATCAAAGCCGCTGCTGAAACTGGGGCGCAGTTAATTGAGTTGCACACTGGGCGTTATGCTGAAGCTAAAACCGAAGCCACTCGCAAAGAAGAACTCGCTCATTTAACCCAAGCCAGCGATCGCGCTCTTTCTCTTGGCTTACGACTTAACGCCGGACACGGTTTAACCTATCAGAATGTTTACCCCATTGCTTGTATTCCAGGCATGGAAGAACTTAATATTGGTCATAGCATCATTAGTCGCGCTGTCTTAGTGGGATTAGAACGAGCCGTCCGCGAAATGAAAGATATTATCAGGAGTTAA
- a CDS encoding aspartate kinase — protein MALVVQKFGGTSVGSVERIQKVAQRVYETAQAGHQVVVVVSAMGKTTDQLVGLAESISSNPSGREMDMLLSTGEQVSIALLSMALQELGQPALSLTGAQVGIVTETSHSRARILEIKPDRAKKHLQKGEVVVVAGFQGITNGEDIEITTLGRGGSDTSAVALAAALQADYCEIYTDVPGILTTDPRIVPEAQLMSEVTCDEMLELASLGAKVLHPRAVEIARNYGVTLVVRSSWSNEPGTKVISPLPKARSLTGLEIGKAVDSVQLDTSQGQVALLRVPDSPGVAGKLFGEIAGQSVDVDLIIQSIHEGNTNDIAFTVDRKVINTAEAVASAIAPALGKSDAVEVMTNTEMATVAITGAGMIGRPGIAAEMFTTLAEAGVNIRMISTSEVKIGCVVDKKDSERAINALCEAFDLSSSPVAPHTPKPTEKIKNIPVRGVALDTNQTQIAIRHVPDYPGRAAKVFGELAQKGISVDMIIQSQRSRLINQVPSRDIAFTVSKIDAEITRQTLESLLPEIGAQDVLVEEDIAKVSLVGAGMVGTPGVAATMFKALAQQQINIQMITTSEIKISCVVAKSQGETALRVIHQVFNLHQPDH, from the coding sequence ATGGCTCTGGTTGTTCAGAAGTTTGGCGGTACATCTGTAGGTTCAGTAGAAAGAATCCAAAAGGTGGCCCAACGAGTTTATGAGACGGCGCAAGCTGGGCATCAAGTAGTCGTTGTTGTGTCAGCAATGGGAAAAACCACAGATCAATTAGTGGGGTTAGCCGAAAGCATCTCTAGTAATCCCAGTGGACGGGAAATGGATATGTTGCTTTCTACAGGGGAGCAAGTTTCGATCGCGCTTTTAAGTATGGCGCTACAAGAGTTAGGACAACCAGCATTATCCTTAACAGGAGCGCAAGTGGGGATTGTCACCGAAACGTCTCACAGTCGCGCTCGCATTTTAGAAATTAAGCCCGATCGCGCTAAAAAACATTTACAAAAGGGAGAAGTAGTAGTTGTTGCTGGATTTCAGGGGATTACCAATGGTGAAGACATAGAAATCACGACTTTAGGTAGAGGAGGATCAGATACCTCGGCGGTGGCGTTGGCAGCAGCGTTACAAGCAGATTACTGTGAGATTTATACCGATGTCCCAGGTATTTTAACCACAGATCCGCGAATTGTTCCCGAAGCCCAACTCATGAGTGAAGTAACTTGTGATGAAATGCTGGAGTTGGCTAGTTTAGGGGCAAAAGTGTTACATCCTCGGGCAGTGGAAATTGCTCGGAATTATGGCGTAACCTTAGTGGTGCGATCAAGTTGGAGTAACGAACCTGGAACTAAGGTCATTTCTCCCTTACCCAAAGCGCGTTCTCTAACAGGGCTAGAAATTGGAAAAGCAGTTGATAGTGTACAGTTAGATACATCTCAAGGACAAGTGGCACTGTTAAGAGTTCCCGACTCCCCGGGGGTTGCTGGCAAACTATTTGGAGAAATTGCCGGTCAATCGGTAGATGTGGATTTAATTATTCAATCTATCCATGAGGGAAATACCAATGATATTGCCTTTACCGTTGATAGAAAAGTCATTAACACTGCAGAAGCAGTGGCAAGCGCGATCGCGCCTGCTTTGGGTAAATCTGATGCGGTGGAAGTGATGACAAATACAGAAATGGCAACGGTGGCGATTACTGGGGCGGGAATGATTGGTCGTCCTGGGATTGCTGCGGAGATGTTTACCACTTTAGCTGAAGCAGGGGTCAATATTCGGATGATTTCCACTTCTGAAGTTAAGATTGGCTGTGTCGTGGATAAAAAAGACAGCGAGCGCGCGATTAATGCCCTCTGTGAAGCCTTTGACCTCAGTAGTTCTCCTGTTGCCCCTCACACCCCAAAACCCACCGAGAAAATCAAAAATATCCCTGTGCGAGGTGTTGCCCTTGATACTAATCAGACCCAAATTGCCATTCGTCATGTTCCCGACTATCCTGGGAGAGCAGCCAAAGTATTTGGAGAGCTTGCCCAAAAGGGAATCAGCGTTGATATGATTATCCAATCACAGCGATCGCGCTTGATTAATCAAGTTCCTAGTCGTGATATTGCCTTTACAGTTTCTAAAATAGACGCGGAAATTACCCGACAAACCTTAGAAAGCCTCCTTCCTGAAATTGGCGCACAAGATGTTTTAGTGGAAGAAGACATTGCTAAAGTTAGCTTAGTCGGGGCGGGAATGGTTGGAACCCCTGGGGTAGCAGCTACCATGTTTAAGGCACTTGCCCAGCAACAAATCAATATTCAAATGATCACCACCTCTGAAATTAAAATTAGCTGTGTGGTTGCCAAATCTCAAGGAGAAACTGCTTTAAGGGTTATTCATCAAGTTTTTAATCTCCATCAGCCTGATCATTGA
- a CDS encoding ferredoxin-thioredoxin reductase catalytic domain-containing protein, whose protein sequence is MTANTENQTEDQNPNVSGDSALNLMRNFSQKYAKQTGTYFCADQSVTAVVIEGLAKHKEELGAPLCPCRHYEDKEAEAKHGYWNCPCVPMRERKECHCMLFLTDDHDFAGNEQDIDLDYIKEVRETMG, encoded by the coding sequence ATGACTGCAAACACTGAAAATCAAACTGAAGACCAAAATCCCAATGTTAGCGGCGACTCAGCCTTAAATCTAATGCGGAATTTTTCCCAGAAATATGCCAAACAAACTGGGACTTATTTCTGTGCTGATCAGTCTGTTACCGCCGTGGTAATTGAAGGATTAGCCAAGCATAAAGAGGAATTAGGTGCGCCCTTGTGTCCTTGTCGCCATTATGAAGACAAAGAAGCAGAAGCCAAACATGGCTACTGGAATTGCCCTTGTGTTCCGATGCGCGAACGGAAAGAGTGTCATTGTATGCTCTTTTTAACCGACGATCATGACTTTGCTGGAAACGAGCAAGACATTGATCTCGACTATATCAAAGAAGTTCGTGAAACCATGGGATAA
- a CDS encoding MgPME-cyclase complex family protein yields the protein MQTYYYVLASQKFLLEEEPFQEVLEERYRYYEEQNKEIDFWLVKQPAFLEAPEMKSVKEKCPQPSVAVISTDVHFINWLKLRLEYVLTGSFEAPSESISDPLASLEVEKSA from the coding sequence ATGCAAACCTACTACTACGTTTTAGCCAGTCAAAAATTTCTCTTAGAAGAAGAACCCTTCCAAGAAGTCTTAGAAGAACGATATCGCTACTATGAAGAACAGAACAAAGAAATTGACTTTTGGTTAGTGAAACAACCAGCATTCTTAGAAGCACCAGAGATGAAATCAGTTAAGGAGAAATGCCCTCAGCCCTCGGTTGCTGTAATTTCTACCGATGTTCATTTTATTAACTGGCTCAAGTTACGCTTAGAATATGTCTTAACAGGAAGTTTTGAAGCTCCCTCTGAGAGTATCAGCGATCCCCTAGCTTCACTTGAAGTCGAAAAAAGTGCCTAA
- a CDS encoding MFS transporter, with amino-acid sequence MSEFNPNSLKVKAVLLGASPLVILPSSAISPALPAIQDYFSHINNSEYWVRLVLTMPALSIIIGGVVTGQLIDRLGRKPLLIAAVILASLSGGAGYILDSLTMLLLTRVILGFAVATVITSITTLIADYYEDQARSTLMGLQSTCIAAVGVVVLSVSGVLADISWRTPFLIYLSPLVLVPFMVLWLSEPIDEIEDSDNSQTQIPWAQLPLLTLGVIYGVELLHMFLFYLTPVQLPFYLRSSFDLPASLSGFALSTLTFCQAGISIVYGRVKARLSFVNILAIAFGLACVGHTIIAVAPNFKFIVFGLAISGLGFGLLFPNCKVWLTQAVEPKIRGRALGGLTTAFYIGEFLSPFASQTAIQWVGASGTYALASGILGVVAVFALIASTKDALTPSESLSSN; translated from the coding sequence ATGTCTGAATTTAATCCCAACTCCCTGAAGGTGAAGGCAGTTCTCCTTGGAGCAAGTCCTTTAGTTATTTTACCCAGTTCTGCAATTTCTCCAGCATTACCAGCAATTCAAGATTATTTTTCCCATATCAATAATTCTGAGTACTGGGTAAGACTAGTTTTAACCATGCCAGCACTTTCAATTATTATCGGAGGAGTGGTAACAGGTCAATTAATTGATCGCCTGGGACGTAAACCTCTGTTAATTGCAGCGGTTATTTTAGCTAGTCTTTCTGGAGGAGCGGGTTATATTTTAGATAGTCTGACGATGTTGCTGTTAACCCGGGTTATTTTAGGTTTTGCAGTAGCAACCGTCATTACCAGTATTACCACGCTCATTGCTGATTATTATGAAGATCAAGCCCGATCAACTTTAATGGGGTTACAATCTACTTGCATTGCAGCTGTGGGGGTGGTTGTTCTTTCTGTTAGTGGGGTGTTGGCAGATATTAGCTGGCGTACTCCGTTTTTAATTTACCTGTCTCCTTTAGTTTTAGTACCTTTCATGGTGTTATGGCTGAGTGAACCGATTGATGAGATTGAAGATTCGGATAACTCACAAACTCAGATTCCTTGGGCGCAACTTCCCCTATTAACGTTGGGGGTAATTTATGGGGTGGAATTGTTGCATATGTTCTTGTTTTATCTTACTCCTGTTCAGTTACCGTTTTATCTGCGTTCATCCTTTGATCTACCTGCCTCTTTAAGTGGATTTGCCCTTTCTACCCTGACATTTTGTCAGGCTGGGATTTCAATTGTTTATGGTCGAGTTAAGGCAAGGTTGAGTTTTGTTAATATTCTCGCGATCGCGTTTGGATTAGCCTGTGTTGGGCATACTATTATTGCAGTCGCTCCCAATTTCAAATTCATTGTTTTCGGATTAGCTATTAGTGGTTTAGGCTTCGGTTTACTCTTCCCTAACTGCAAAGTTTGGCTAACCCAAGCCGTTGAGCCAAAAATTCGAGGTCGTGCTTTAGGCGGGTTAACCACAGCGTTCTATATTGGCGAGTTTCTTTCCCCATTTGCCAGTCAAACTGCTATCCAATGGGTAGGGGCAAGTGGCACTTATGCCCTTGCTAGTGGCATTTTAGGCGTAGTTGCTGTATTTGCCTTGATAGCCAGTACGAAAGATGCCCTCACCCCTTCTGAGTCTTTATCGAGCAATTAA